CTCGCTGAACCTGCTGTGGCCCTACCTGGCAAGGAGTCGTCGCGCGTACGCAACTCGGCGCCGCCCCGGAACCTTGGCCACCGAGCTGGGCGAGCGCATGCCCTCGCTGGCTTGACCTCGCGCGGCAGCTCCGCGGGCGCACCGACGACGCCGTTCGCTGGAGGACCGCGCAGGAAAGGACCAGCTGCGACCCTTCGCGCATCCGGGGCCGGCGCGCGCCCGTCTGTGCGTGGGGCGCGCGGCGCTTCGACGACGCTCTCCACGACGTCGAGCGCACGCAGCGCGCGACGCTGGCCCGCCAGCTGGAGCACTTCAGCGGCTCGCTCAGGCCAAGCGCCTGGGGCTCACGCGCAACATGAGCGCCGGCGTTCCCGCGACCTCATCACGGCGCTGCGCTCATGGTCCGACGTGGGGCGCTGGTCACGCGTCCAGCGCGCCGGCGAAGAGCGCATGCTCACGCGTGAGCACTAAGGCGCTACCAGCCCACCAGCGGGTCGAGCTCGCCGTGTGAAGTGGGTGCCCCACGCCCGGCTTCCTGGCCGACCTCGACGCCGCCACGCCTGGGGTGGCGGACCTCTACCACCGTGCCGGGTGTGCGCGCCGGGCGGCCTCTACTGGTCGCTCTCGTGGATCCCCACGGAGCTGCGCGCCGATACGCCGAGCAACGGTTTGAACGACGACACGCAGCTGCTCTCGTGCCAGGAGAAGCGACCGCCGCGGCGCTCATGGCCCCGTGCGCGCTGGGTGGCCTTCGCCGAGTCTTCCGGACGACTCGCTGTTCGCCACGCTCGCCTGGCTGCTCGCCGCGCGTGACCTGTCGTTGATCTCGGTGTGGAGCCCCACGTTCGCGCTGAACCTCTTCGAGGGGCTCGAGCGCCACCGCACGGAGCTATGCGACACGCTCGTGCAGGGCGCTGGCAGCGCAGCGGTCTGCCGGGAGGCGCCGCCGCGTGCCCCGGGTCGCCGCCATCCTGCGCAGCTACCCCGGCCCGCCACGCCCGAGCTGCTGCGCGTACTCTGGCCGTCGCTCTCGCTGATCAGCGCGTGGGACACCTCGTCGTCGGCGAGCTGGGCCCGCAGGCTACAGGCGCTCGCCCCACGCGCACTTCCGGGCAGAGGGTCTGTGGGCCACCGAGGGCGTGGTCACCATCCCCTCCGGGGTAAGCACGTGCTGGCGTCGCGCAGCCACTTCTACGAGTTCGTGGACCTCGCCACCGAGCGCTCGCACTTCGCGTGGGAGCTGCGCGAGGGCCAGGAGGTGCGCCCACTGCTCACCACCGGCGCGGGACTCCTGCGCTACGGGCTGCGCGACCGCTTGAAGGTGCGTGGCTTCGTGGGGAGCACGCCGTGCCTCGAGTTCCAGGGACGCATGGACGACGCACCGACATGGTGGGCGAGAAGCTGAGCCCGGACGGCCGCGCGCGCTGAGGCTCACTCGAGCCGATGGGCGACTGCAGTCATGGACGTAACGAGTTTTCTTGCGCAGTTCCCCGACGCGCGCTGGG
The Sandaracinaceae bacterium genome window above contains:
- a CDS encoding GH3 auxin-responsive promoter family protein, with product MRAGWPSPSLPDDSLFATLAWLLAARDLSLISVWSPTFALNLFEGLERHRTELCDTLVQGAGSAAVCREAPPRAPGRRHPAQLPRPATPELLRVLWPSLSLISAWDTSSSASWARRLQALAPRALPGRGSVGHRGRGHHPLRGKHVLASRSHFYEFVDLATERSHFAWELREGQEVRPLLTTGAGLLRYGLRDRLKVRGFVGSTPCLEFQGRMDDAPTWWARS